CCCAGCTCGAGCGCGTCGGCTCCCTCCTCGCACGCGGCGAGCGCGAGGCGGATCGACTCCTCGGGGTCGGGAAATCCGGAGGTGAGGAACGGGAGCAGGGCTCCGCGCCGATCGGCGATCGCCCTGTCGAGCGCGCGGCCGATCGCGCCCGAGCCGGGCACGTCAGCCGTTCAGCGCGGCCGCGCGGCGGTACGCCTCGCGCGCGCGGACCGGGAGCTCCTTCTTGTCGTACGCGACGCCGAGGAGACGGTGGACGCGCGGGTCGTCCGGGCGGAGCCGCACCGCCTCCTCGAGGGCCAGGATCGCCTGGTCCGCCGCGTCCTGATTGTTGTAGGCGACACCCAGGTGGTAGTGGAACCGGGGGTCCGACGGTCGCCGCTCGATGGCCTGCTTCAGCTCGGTCACGGCGCGCGCGTTGTTCCCGATGCGGAGGTGGAGGAGCGCGAGCGCGTAGAGGCTCTCGGCGTTGGCCGCGTCGAGGCGAACGGACGCCACGAGCATCGCCTCGGCCTGCTCCACGTCGTCCTCGGCGAGGAGCGCCCAGCCGAGATTGAAGTGCGCCTCGGAGCTCTCGGGCTGGAGCTTCACCGCGCGGCGGAACTCCTCGATCGCCTCGGCCCTCATCCCCGCCTCGGCGTAGAGGACGCCCAGGTTCGAGTGCGCCTCGGCGCATGCGGGATCCAGCGTCACGGCGCGGCTCAGGGCCGCGTGCGCCCCCTCGCGATCGCCTCGATCGGCTCGCACGAGCCCCAGGTTCACCCAGGCGCGGACGTGGGAGGGATCGAGCCGGACGACCGCTTCGTAGGCGTGAAGGGCCTCCTCGGCGCGCCCCTGGCGCGCGTGGTGGAGCGCGCCGCGAAACCAGCCGTCCACGAACTGAGGGCCGAGCTCGCGTGCCTTCTGGAAGTAGAGATCGGCTTCCTCGAACGCGCCGGCGCGCGAGAGGAGATCGCCGAGGAGCGTGAGGAGCTCGACGTCGCGAGGGTGCGCGAGGATGCCCTGGCGGAGCGTCTCGACGGCGCGCTCGCGGTGTCCCTCGACGGAGAAGATCCGGGCGGCCTGGAGGATCTGCGCGGCGCCCGCGTCCCCGCGCACGAGGTGCTCGGCCAGGGCGAGGCTCTCCTCGCGCGACGTGCCCGGCGCGAGCGCGCCTTCACGAATGGAGATCGGAAAGGCCTGATCCACGCGCGGAATCTAATCGGACCTGCGCGGCGCGCACA
This Candidatus Eisenbacteria bacterium DNA region includes the following protein-coding sequences:
- a CDS encoding tetratricopeptide repeat protein, which codes for MDQAFPISIREGALAPGTSREESLALAEHLVRGDAGAAQILQAARIFSVEGHRERAVETLRQGILAHPRDVELLTLLGDLLSRAGAFEEADLYFQKARELGPQFVDGWFRGALHHARQGRAEEALHAYEAVVRLDPSHVRAWVNLGLVRADRGDREGAHAALSRAVTLDPACAEAHSNLGVLYAEAGMRAEAIEEFRRAVKLQPESSEAHFNLGWALLAEDDVEQAEAMLVASVRLDAANAESLYALALLHLRIGNNARAVTELKQAIERRPSDPRFHYHLGVAYNNQDAADQAILALEEAVRLRPDDPRVHRLLGVAYDKKELPVRAREAYRRAAALNG